The proteins below come from a single Pseudochaenichthys georgianus chromosome 14, fPseGeo1.2, whole genome shotgun sequence genomic window:
- the mogat3b gene encoding 2-acylglycerol O-acyltransferase 3b: protein MTKGKTKWKVFLEVVSVLQAVSTFLFLGVACTLLMFYLMFTSLWPIPTLYFVWQVVDWHTPERGGRKTTFVRNWRVWEHLRDFFPIKLVKTAELNPNKNYIVGIHPHGIMGFGAFTCFSTDSCGFKELFPGLRYNLLVLVGLFRLPVFREYPMLLGLLPVSKKSLVHLLTNQGKGNAAVIVIGGAAESLASAPGVNIVVMRKRKGFIRVALEFGADLVPAYAFGENELFKQVVFSEGSLGRRLQDLFKKIMGFAPCVFAGEHMGILPYRIPITTVVGSPISVPKHIKATEEEVDHFHKLYMEALSKLFHEHKVSCGLSENHELRII from the exons ATGACGAAAGGAAAGACTAAGTGGAAGGTGTTTTTGGAGGTTGTAAGTGTTCTGCAAGCGGTATCAACCTTTCTCTTCTTAG GAGTGGCCTGCACCCTCTTGATGTTTTACCTCATgttcacctctctgtggccgatCCCCACGCTGTACTTCGTCTGGCAGGTGGTGGACTGGCACACCCCTGAGAGAG GGGGCAGGAAAACAACATTTGTGAGGAACTGGAGGGTCTGGGAGCACCTCAGGGACTTTTTCCCAATCAAA TTGGTGAAGACAGCCGAGCTGAATCCAAACAAGAACTACATTGTTGGTATTCACCCGCACGGCATCATGGGTTTCGGGGCGTTCACCTGCTTCAGCACCGATAGCTGCGGCTTCAAGGAGCTGTTTCCTGGGCTGAGATACAACCTGTTGGTGCTGGTCGGCCTTTTTAGGCTTCCAGTCTTCAGGGAATATCCCATGTTGCTAG GTCTTCTTCCAGTCAGCAAAAAGAGCCTCGTGCACCTCCTCACCAACCAAGGGAAGGGGAACGCAGCGGTGATCGTGATCGGAGGCGCTGCGGAGTCGCTGGCCTCGGCTCCTGGAGTCAACATCGTGgtgatgaggaagaggaagggctTCATCAGGGTGGCCCTGGAGTTTGG GGCTGATCTGGTGCCAGCTTACGCATTTGGGGAGAACGAGCTCTTTAAGCAGGTGGTTTTCTCAGAAGGCAGCCTCGGGCGGAGGTTACAGGACCTGTTTAAAAAGATCATGGGTTTCGCCCCGTGTGTATTCGCTGGAGAGCACATGGGTATCCTGCCCTACAGGATTCCCATCACTACTGTTG TGGGAAGTCCAATCTCAGTGCCGAAGCACATCAAAGCCACCGAGGAGGAGGTGGACCACTTTCATAAACTTTACATGGAGGCCCTCTCCAAGTTATTCCACGAACACAAGGTCAGCTGTGGACTCTCTGAAAACCACGAGCTTCGGATCATCTAG